A part of Streptomyces sp. NBC_01235 genomic DNA contains:
- a CDS encoding elongation factor G-like protein EF-G2: MGDKANAHPGAAGRATAADHPASVRNVVLVGHCGSGKTTLVEALALTAGAVNRAGRVEDGGTVSDYDEIEHRQQRSVQLSLVPVEWDGIKINLLDTPGYADFVGELRAGLRAADAALFVVSASDGVDGSTRMVWEECAAVGMPRAIVVTHLEASRADFEEMTRICAEVFGGDDPDAVLPLYLPLHGPEGPDGHAPVTGLTGLLSQKLFDYSSGERKEAEPGEDQLPDIEEARNRLIEGIIAESEDETLMDRYLGGEQIDVKTLIEDLERAVARGTFFPVLAAAPAAEGARQGLGTVELLELVTRGFPTPLEREAPRVTTVDGRPRELKPCDPDGPLVAEVVKTSSDPYVGRVSLVRVFSGTLHPDETVHVSGHGLADRGHEDHDVDERIGALSAPFGKQQRVLTHAIAGDLACVAKLGRAETGDTLSAKDDPLLMEPWQMPDPLLPLAIQAHSKPDEDKLSQGLARLVAEDPTMRLEQNQHTHQVVLWCLGEAHSDVALERLRSRYGVQVDVVPYKVSLRETFAAKSAGRGRHVKQSGGHGQFAICEIEVEPLPGGSGIEFVDKVVGGAVPRQFIPSVEKGVRAQAAKGLAAGHPLVDVRITLLDGKAHSVDSSDAAFQTAGALALREAAADARIHLLEPVAEVSVLVGDDYVGAVMSDLSGRRGRVLGTEQTSGGRTLVRAEVPEIEIGRYAVDLRSLSHGTARFHRAYARHEPMPPQVAEKIRQQAQDG; this comes from the coding sequence ATGGGCGACAAGGCGAACGCACACCCCGGAGCCGCCGGCAGGGCTACAGCGGCCGACCACCCCGCGTCCGTACGGAATGTGGTGCTGGTCGGCCACTGCGGATCGGGCAAGACGACCTTGGTGGAGGCTCTCGCTCTCACGGCGGGAGCGGTGAACCGGGCGGGCCGTGTGGAGGACGGCGGCACCGTCTCCGACTACGACGAGATCGAGCACCGGCAGCAGCGCTCGGTGCAGCTCTCCCTGGTGCCCGTCGAATGGGACGGCATCAAGATCAACCTTCTCGACACCCCCGGATACGCGGACTTCGTCGGGGAGCTCAGGGCCGGTCTGCGCGCCGCGGACGCGGCCCTCTTCGTCGTCTCGGCGTCGGACGGCGTGGACGGTTCGACCCGCATGGTGTGGGAGGAGTGCGCGGCCGTCGGCATGCCCCGCGCGATCGTGGTCACGCACCTGGAGGCCTCCCGCGCGGACTTCGAGGAGATGACCCGGATCTGTGCGGAGGTCTTCGGCGGCGACGACCCGGACGCGGTCCTCCCGCTGTATCTGCCGCTGCACGGGCCCGAGGGGCCGGACGGACACGCGCCCGTGACCGGGCTGACCGGGCTGCTGTCCCAGAAGCTGTTCGACTACTCCTCCGGCGAACGCAAGGAGGCCGAGCCGGGCGAGGACCAGCTGCCGGACATCGAGGAGGCCCGCAACCGGCTGATCGAGGGGATCATCGCCGAGAGCGAGGACGAGACCCTCATGGACCGCTACCTCGGCGGCGAGCAGATCGACGTCAAGACGCTGATCGAGGACCTGGAGCGGGCCGTCGCGCGCGGCACGTTCTTCCCCGTCCTGGCGGCCGCGCCGGCCGCCGAGGGCGCCCGGCAGGGGCTCGGCACGGTCGAGCTGCTGGAACTGGTCACGAGGGGCTTCCCGACGCCCCTGGAGCGCGAGGCGCCCCGCGTGACGACCGTCGACGGCCGGCCGCGCGAGCTGAAGCCCTGCGATCCGGACGGGCCGCTGGTCGCGGAGGTCGTGAAGACCTCCTCCGACCCCTACGTCGGCCGGGTCTCGCTCGTCCGCGTCTTCTCCGGCACCCTGCACCCCGACGAGACCGTCCACGTCTCGGGGCACGGTCTGGCCGACCGCGGCCACGAGGACCACGACGTGGACGAACGCATCGGCGCCCTGTCCGCGCCGTTCGGGAAACAGCAGCGGGTCCTGACGCACGCCATCGCGGGCGACCTCGCGTGCGTGGCGAAACTCGGCCGCGCGGAGACCGGCGACACGCTCTCCGCCAAGGACGACCCGCTCCTCATGGAGCCCTGGCAGATGCCCGACCCGCTGCTCCCGCTCGCCATCCAGGCTCACAGCAAGCCCGACGAGGACAAGCTCTCGCAGGGCCTGGCCCGGCTGGTCGCCGAGGACCCGACGATGCGCCTGGAGCAGAACCAACACACTCACCAGGTGGTCCTGTGGTGCCTCGGCGAGGCCCACTCCGACGTCGCCCTGGAGCGGCTGCGCTCCCGCTACGGCGTCCAGGTCGACGTCGTCCCGTACAAGGTCTCCCTACGGGAGACGTTCGCGGCGAAGTCGGCCGGGCGCGGGCGGCACGTGAAGCAGTCCGGCGGGCACGGCCAGTTCGCGATCTGCGAGATCGAGGTGGAACCGCTGCCCGGCGGCTCGGGCATCGAGTTCGTGGACAAGGTCGTCGGCGGCGCGGTGCCGCGCCAGTTCATCCCCTCCGTCGAGAAGGGCGTACGGGCCCAGGCGGCGAAGGGCCTGGCGGCGGGGCATCCGCTGGTCGACGTCCGGATCACGCTGCTCGACGGCAAGGCACACTCGGTGGACTCCTCCGACGCCGCGTTCCAGACGGCCGGCGCGCTCGCACTGCGGGAGGCCGCCGCCGACGCCCGGATCCATCTCCTCGAGCCGGTGGCCGAGGTGTCCGTCCTGGTCGGCGACGACTACGTGGGCGCCGTGATGAGCGACTTGTCGGGGCGGCGCGGCCGGGTGCTGGGCACGGAGCAGACCAGCGGCGGGCGCACCCTGGTCAGGGCCGAGGTGCCCGAGATCGAGATCGGCCGGTACGCGGTCGACCTGCGCTCCCTCTCGCACGGCACGGCCCGCTTCCACCGCGCGTACGCCCGGCACGAGCCGATGCCACCGCAGGTGGCCGAGAAGATCCGCCAACAGGCGCAGGACGGATAA
- a CDS encoding HIT family protein codes for MLPCMTSEPEQQIGVGTQDAFQRLWTPHRMAYIQGENKPTGPGADDGCPFCSIPAKSDEDGLVVRRGEHVYAVLNLYPYNGGHLMTVPYRHVADYTDLTVPETAELAELTKQAMTALRTASGAQGFNIGMNQGTVAGAGIAAHLHQHIVPRWGGDTNFMPVVGHTRVLPQLLADTRKMLADAWPTA; via the coding sequence ATGCTGCCTTGCATGACGAGTGAGCCGGAGCAGCAGATCGGAGTGGGGACGCAGGACGCGTTCCAGCGCCTGTGGACGCCCCACCGGATGGCCTACATCCAGGGCGAGAACAAGCCGACCGGCCCGGGGGCCGACGACGGGTGCCCGTTCTGCTCGATCCCGGCGAAGTCCGACGAGGACGGGCTGGTCGTCCGGCGCGGTGAGCACGTCTACGCGGTGCTGAACCTGTACCCGTACAACGGCGGCCACCTGATGACCGTCCCGTACCGGCACGTGGCCGACTACACCGACCTGACGGTGCCGGAGACCGCCGAGCTCGCCGAGCTGACCAAGCAGGCGATGACGGCCCTGCGCACCGCGTCGGGAGCGCAAGGCTTCAACATCGGCATGAACCAGGGGACCGTCGCGGGCGCCGGTATCGCCGCCCACCTCCACCAGCACATTGTGCCCCGCTGGGGCGGCGACACGAACTTCATGCCGGTGGTCGGCCACACGCGCGTGCTGCCGCAACTCCTCGCCGACACGAGGAAGATGCTGGCGGACGCCTGGCCGACCGCCTGA
- a CDS encoding potassium channel family protein: MDDDNPTARWERRAGPVLAVASLLFLVSYGVRVLGEGLPGPVLDLCLAVLYGAWALFVVDYVVRWRLSGEGPGFVHRHWLDSVVVVLPLLRPVRIVRVYDAMQDRRQGEPRLALQARVMLYAGMASTLLGLSAALAVFHYEHNAPDASIRTFGDALWWAVSTLATVGYGDVVPVTVIGRLIAVLLMGCGLALLGAVTGSFSSYLMQRFARAGDDVGPPRT, encoded by the coding sequence ATGGACGACGACAACCCGACGGCACGCTGGGAGCGGCGGGCCGGGCCGGTGCTCGCGGTGGCCTCACTGCTCTTTCTCGTCTCGTACGGAGTGCGGGTTCTGGGAGAGGGGCTGCCCGGGCCGGTGCTCGACCTGTGTCTGGCGGTCTTGTACGGGGCCTGGGCGCTGTTCGTCGTGGACTACGTGGTGCGCTGGCGGCTGAGCGGCGAGGGGCCGGGCTTTGTCCACCGGCACTGGCTGGACTCCGTGGTCGTCGTGCTGCCCCTGCTGCGGCCGGTGCGCATCGTGCGGGTCTACGACGCCATGCAGGACCGCCGCCAGGGGGAACCCCGGCTGGCCTTGCAGGCACGGGTGATGCTGTACGCGGGCATGGCGTCCACGCTGCTCGGTCTGTCGGCCGCCCTCGCCGTGTTCCATTACGAGCACAACGCTCCGGACGCGTCGATCCGTACGTTCGGCGACGCGCTGTGGTGGGCGGTCTCCACGCTGGCGACCGTGGGCTACGGCGACGTCGTCCCCGTGACGGTGATCGGGCGGCTGATCGCGGTGCTCCTGATGGGCTGCGGCCTCGCCCTGCTGGGTGCGGTGACGGGGTCGTTCTCGTCGTATCTGATGCAGCGGTTCGCACGTGCCGGGGACGACGTGGGGCCCCCGCGGACATGA
- the thrS gene encoding threonine--tRNA ligase has protein sequence MSDVRVIIQRDSEREERTVTTGTTAADLFAGERSIIAARVAGELRDLSYVLADGEEVEGVEISSQDGLNILRHSTAHVMAQAVQELFPEAKLGIGPPVKDGFYYDFDVEKPFTPEDLKAVEKKMQEIQKRGQRFARRVVTDEAAREELADEPYKLELIGLKGSASSDDGADVEVGSGELTIYDNLDARTGDLCWKDLCRGPHLPTTRNIPAFKLMRNAAAYWRGSEKNPMLQRIYGTAWPSKEELKAHLDFLAEAEKRDHRKLGSELDLFSIPEQIGSGLAVFHPKGGIIRRVMEDYSRRRHEEEGYEFVYTPHATKGKLFETSGHLDWYADGMYPPMQLDEGVDYYLKPMNCPMHNLIFDARGRSYRELPLRLFEFGTVYRYEKSGVVHGLTRARGFTQDDAHIYCTREQMSEELDKTLTFVLGLLRDYGLTDFYLELSTKDPEKFVGSDEVWEEATETLREVAEKQGLPLVPDPGGAAFYGPKISVQTKDAIGRTWQMSTIQLDFNLPERFDLEYTGPDGSKQRPVMIHRALFGSIERFFAVLLEHYAGAFPAWLAPVQALGIPIGDGHVEYLEKFAAAAKKQGLRVEVDSSSDRMQKKIRNAQKQKVPFMVIAGDEDMSAGSVSFRYRDGSQENGIPFDEAIAKIAKVVEERTQV, from the coding sequence GTGTCAGACGTCCGTGTGATCATCCAACGCGATTCCGAGCGGGAAGAGCGCACGGTGACGACGGGCACCACGGCCGCCGACCTCTTCGCCGGCGAGCGCTCGATCATCGCCGCGCGTGTGGCCGGCGAGCTCAGGGACCTGTCGTACGTGCTCGCGGACGGCGAGGAGGTCGAGGGCGTCGAGATCTCCTCCCAGGACGGCCTGAACATCCTGCGCCACTCCACGGCGCACGTGATGGCCCAGGCCGTGCAGGAGCTCTTCCCCGAGGCCAAGCTGGGCATCGGCCCGCCGGTCAAGGACGGCTTCTACTACGACTTCGATGTCGAGAAGCCGTTCACGCCCGAGGATCTCAAGGCCGTCGAGAAGAAGATGCAGGAGATCCAGAAGCGCGGGCAGAGGTTCGCCCGTCGTGTGGTCACCGACGAGGCCGCCCGCGAGGAGCTCGCCGACGAGCCCTACAAGCTGGAGCTGATCGGCCTCAAGGGCTCGGCCTCCAGCGACGACGGCGCGGACGTCGAGGTCGGCTCCGGCGAGCTGACGATCTACGACAACCTGGACGCCAGGACCGGTGACCTGTGCTGGAAGGACCTCTGCCGCGGTCCCCACCTGCCCACCACCCGCAACATCCCGGCGTTCAAGCTGATGCGCAACGCGGCCGCCTACTGGCGCGGCAGCGAGAAGAACCCCATGCTCCAGCGCATCTACGGCACCGCCTGGCCGTCCAAGGAAGAGCTGAAGGCCCACCTCGACTTCCTCGCCGAGGCCGAGAAGCGCGACCACCGCAAGCTCGGCTCCGAGCTCGACCTGTTCTCCATCCCGGAGCAGATCGGTTCCGGCCTCGCCGTCTTCCACCCCAAGGGCGGCATCATCCGCCGGGTCATGGAGGACTACTCGCGCCGCCGGCACGAGGAGGAGGGCTACGAGTTCGTCTACACCCCGCACGCGACGAAGGGGAAGCTCTTCGAGACGTCCGGGCACCTGGACTGGTACGCCGACGGCATGTACCCGCCCATGCAGCTCGACGAGGGCGTGGACTACTACCTCAAGCCCATGAACTGCCCGATGCACAATCTGATCTTCGACGCGCGCGGCCGCTCCTACCGTGAACTGCCGCTGCGCCTCTTCGAGTTCGGGACGGTGTACCGGTACGAGAAGTCGGGCGTCGTGCACGGTCTCACCCGCGCGCGTGGCTTCACGCAGGACGACGCGCACATCTACTGCACCCGCGAGCAGATGTCGGAGGAGCTCGACAAGACGCTCACCTTCGTCCTCGGTCTGCTCCGTGACTACGGCCTGACCGACTTCTACCTGGAGCTGTCCACCAAGGACCCGGAGAAGTTCGTCGGCTCGGACGAGGTCTGGGAGGAGGCGACCGAGACGCTGCGCGAGGTCGCCGAGAAGCAGGGCCTGCCCCTCGTCCCCGACCCGGGCGGCGCCGCGTTCTACGGGCCGAAGATCTCCGTCCAGACCAAGGACGCCATCGGCCGCACCTGGCAGATGTCGACCATCCAGCTCGACTTCAACCTGCCGGAGCGCTTCGACCTGGAGTACACCGGCCCCGACGGCTCCAAGCAGCGCCCGGTCATGATCCACCGCGCGCTGTTCGGCTCCATCGAGCGGTTCTTCGCGGTGCTCCTGGAGCACTACGCGGGCGCCTTCCCGGCGTGGCTGGCCCCGGTCCAGGCGCTCGGCATCCCGATCGGCGACGGGCACGTGGAGTACCTGGAGAAGTTCGCCGCCGCGGCCAAGAAGCAGGGGCTGCGCGTCGAGGTGGACTCATCCTCCGACCGCATGCAGAAGAAGATCCGCAACGCCCAGAAGCAGAAGGTGCCCTTCATGGTCATCGCGGGCGACGAGGACATGTCGGCCGGCTCGGTGTCCTTCCGCTACCGCGACGGCTCGCAGGAGAACGGCATCCCGTTCGACGAGGCCATCGCGAAGATCGCGAAGGTCGTCGAGGAGCGGACGCAGGTCTGA
- a CDS encoding DUF4365 domain-containing protein — MAIAQPERGGLLPERAGLHRGTLATTACMETLQVGYLHAVAAAAGCSLSQPFPDNGIDWHVSHSAPGHTVDDEVTIKVQLKATYQVRPNPPARLPPPPSTEGAAPPPHSMRGFFSFTLDNDHLRKLARTPVSVHKILVVMLVPRSQDDWLRASHDRLDLRHCCYWVNLAGHPITGRTRTTVRIPTTRIFDDRALCEIMTRAGTGGRP, encoded by the coding sequence ATGGCGATAGCGCAGCCCGAGCGGGGCGGGCTGCTGCCCGAACGCGCGGGGCTTCACCGCGGCACACTCGCCACCACCGCCTGCATGGAGACACTGCAGGTGGGCTATCTGCACGCGGTCGCGGCGGCCGCGGGGTGCTCGCTGTCCCAGCCGTTTCCGGACAACGGCATCGACTGGCACGTCAGCCACAGCGCACCCGGGCACACCGTCGACGACGAGGTCACCATCAAGGTGCAGCTCAAGGCCACCTACCAGGTGCGGCCCAACCCGCCCGCCCGTCTCCCACCACCACCCTCAACCGAGGGGGCTGCGCCCCCGCCCCACTCGATGCGCGGCTTCTTCTCCTTCACCCTCGACAACGATCACCTGCGCAAACTCGCCCGCACCCCGGTGTCGGTGCACAAGATCCTCGTCGTGATGCTCGTGCCCAGATCCCAGGACGACTGGCTGCGTGCCAGTCACGACCGACTCGACCTGCGGCACTGCTGCTACTGGGTCAATCTCGCCGGCCACCCGATCACCGGCCGGACCCGGACCACCGTGCGGATACCGACCACACGCATCTTCGACGACCGGGCGCTGTGCGAGATCATGACGCGGGCCGGGACGGGAGGCAGACCATGA
- a CDS encoding 3'-5' exonuclease, whose translation MTYWYEGPLAAFDTETTGVDVETDRIVSAALVVQDAPGVRPRVSRWLVNPGVPVPAGATEVHGLTDEHLQRNGRWPSPVMYEIAELLAEQAAAGRPLVVMNAPFDLTLLDRELRRHRASALDNWLEAAPLRVLDPRVLDKHLDRYRKGRRTLTDLCAHYGVTLAEAHDAAADALAALEVVRALGRRFATRLERLSPADLHALQTAWHAAQARGLQAWFARSGSPETVDTSWPLRPELPAAA comes from the coding sequence ATGACGTACTGGTACGAGGGGCCGCTGGCCGCTTTTGACACGGAGACGACGGGCGTCGACGTGGAGACCGACCGGATCGTGTCGGCCGCCCTCGTCGTCCAGGACGCGCCGGGGGTTCGGCCGCGGGTGAGCCGCTGGCTGGTGAACCCGGGCGTGCCGGTTCCCGCCGGGGCGACGGAGGTGCACGGGCTGACGGACGAACACCTGCAGCGCAACGGCCGCTGGCCGTCGCCGGTGATGTACGAGATAGCCGAGCTGCTCGCCGAACAGGCCGCCGCGGGACGCCCACTGGTGGTGATGAACGCGCCGTTCGACCTGACGCTGCTCGACCGTGAGCTGCGCAGGCACCGCGCCTCGGCGCTGGACAACTGGCTGGAGGCGGCGCCGCTGCGGGTACTGGACCCCCGGGTCCTGGACAAGCACCTGGACCGCTACCGCAAAGGCCGGCGCACGCTCACCGACCTGTGCGCGCACTACGGCGTGACGCTGGCCGAGGCGCACGACGCGGCGGCGGACGCGCTGGCCGCGCTGGAGGTCGTCCGGGCACTGGGCCGACGGTTCGCGACGCGCCTGGAACGCCTGTCCCCCGCCGATCTGCACGCCCTGCAGACGGCCTGGCACGCGGCCCAGGCGCGGGGACTCCAGGCGTGGTTCGCGCGCAGTGGCTCTCCGGAGACGGTGGACACGTCGTGGCCGCTGCGCCCGGAGCTTCCGGCGGCGGCCTAG
- a CDS encoding SRPBCC family protein: MDWTRYRFRSMWALPAPPDRVYDTLEQAEDYPRWWPQVREVNRVDDTTGVVRVRSLLPYDLTFTAREVRRDPAAGVLEIAMTGDLDGWARWTVTAGGSGTLARYDQVVQVNKPLLRRFAVPGRPVFRLNHRLMMRAGRRGLVAHLQGV; the protein is encoded by the coding sequence ATGGACTGGACCCGTTACCGCTTCCGCAGCATGTGGGCCCTGCCCGCGCCGCCCGACCGCGTGTACGACACGCTGGAGCAGGCCGAGGACTACCCGCGCTGGTGGCCGCAGGTGCGCGAGGTGAACCGGGTCGACGACACGACCGGCGTCGTCCGCGTCCGCTCCCTCCTCCCGTACGACCTGACCTTCACCGCCCGTGAGGTGCGGCGCGATCCTGCGGCCGGAGTTCTGGAGATCGCGATGACGGGCGACCTCGACGGCTGGGCGCGCTGGACCGTGACCGCCGGCGGCTCCGGCACCCTCGCCCGCTACGACCAGGTGGTCCAGGTGAACAAGCCGCTGCTGCGGCGGTTCGCCGTCCCTGGGCGGCCGGTGTTCCGCCTGAACCACCGGCTGATGATGCGGGCCGGACGGCGCGGCCTCGTGGCGCACCTGCAAGGGGTTTGA
- a CDS encoding SCO7613 C-terminal domain-containing membrane protein, translating to MPPSVTRTTLRNMTHFPPPAEELRLLDTELRQLNARRAQLLTRRAWLVATLQQAARPTPSVWPSRPTPASPGPAARTEATAPGVQNVLLLLGGILLTVAAMVFTLVSWGHLGIAGRSLVLGAVTLAVLGAPVALLRRGLRSTAESVAGLGLALTVLDAYALHEVAFAAADGTTYTAAASTALAALWAAYGTALAALPGSATVRLPGPAALTVAQLPLPLWVITVGGGAHAVTAAVLLTAALDTVVALRVADRPMRLVAVVGALGAGGWGVLTAGLLSLDAAGPGAAARAAALLALAAAIALGAARFAPRPELATGTAAVGALCVVAGLGGILRASVPGDWTVPAYLACGIALLAAVRGQEAVRRGVAWASGVVQAGAVLWSVPAVGVTLLGPMAWLRHPWSGAPAGARAAATMDAFWPPYAVTAPLILVAVAAVLATAVRNEEWRPQALTAALTLTWAAVLATPAALQLPYTVGLLVQGLTTLALLVPVTRTATGLALFTSLGLAFLSLATESATLTVLASLTVVCAVAARCGRLAPVSAAAALGYATALACAVGASAGWRPEHTALLVLVVPMAAALVAPRIGDVATTVAVEATGAAAGLVAIGLAVFDLPLLALVLSLCAVIAAGTAVRPDRRAVGYAAVVLFVLAAWVRLAAWRVGLPEAYTLPVTVPALLVGALRRRHDPATSSWTAYAPGLTATLVPSLATAWGDPEWTRPLLLGTAALLLTLLGARHRLQAPLVLGGSVLTLDTLHELAPYLVQVTDALPRWVPLALAGLLLLALGATYEQRLRNVRKAREALGRMN from the coding sequence ATGCCGCCGAGCGTGACGCGAACCACACTTCGAAACATGACGCATTTTCCGCCCCCGGCCGAGGAGCTGCGGCTTCTCGACACCGAGTTGCGGCAACTGAACGCCCGCCGGGCCCAGTTGCTGACCCGCCGCGCCTGGCTGGTCGCCACGCTTCAGCAGGCGGCACGGCCGACACCGTCGGTATGGCCGAGCCGGCCGACGCCGGCGTCTCCGGGACCGGCCGCCCGCACCGAGGCCACCGCGCCCGGTGTGCAGAACGTCCTTCTCCTGCTCGGCGGCATCCTGCTCACCGTCGCGGCGATGGTGTTCACCCTGGTCAGCTGGGGTCACCTGGGTATCGCCGGCCGGTCCCTGGTGCTGGGCGCGGTCACGCTGGCCGTGCTCGGCGCGCCCGTGGCGCTGCTGCGGCGGGGGCTGCGGTCGACCGCCGAGTCCGTCGCGGGTCTCGGCCTCGCGCTGACGGTGCTGGACGCGTACGCGCTGCACGAGGTGGCGTTCGCGGCGGCGGACGGCACGACGTACACGGCCGCCGCGTCGACCGCGCTGGCGGCGCTGTGGGCGGCGTACGGAACCGCGCTCGCCGCGCTGCCGGGCTCGGCCACGGTACGGCTCCCCGGTCCGGCCGCCCTGACGGTCGCTCAACTCCCGCTGCCGCTGTGGGTCATCACGGTCGGCGGCGGGGCGCACGCGGTCACGGCCGCGGTGCTGCTGACGGCGGCGCTCGACACGGTGGTCGCGCTGCGGGTGGCCGACCGGCCGATGCGCCTTGTCGCCGTGGTGGGCGCGCTCGGGGCGGGCGGGTGGGGCGTCCTGACGGCCGGCCTGCTCTCCCTGGACGCTGCCGGTCCGGGCGCCGCCGCCCGCGCGGCGGCGCTCCTCGCCCTCGCGGCGGCGATCGCCCTCGGGGCGGCCCGGTTCGCCCCGCGCCCGGAGCTCGCGACGGGGACGGCGGCGGTCGGCGCCCTGTGCGTGGTCGCCGGCCTCGGCGGCATCCTGCGGGCGTCGGTGCCGGGCGACTGGACCGTACCGGCGTATCTGGCGTGCGGGATCGCGCTGTTGGCCGCCGTGCGGGGTCAGGAGGCGGTGCGCCGGGGTGTCGCCTGGGCCTCCGGTGTCGTCCAGGCGGGGGCGGTGCTGTGGTCGGTGCCGGCCGTCGGTGTCACGCTGCTCGGGCCGATGGCGTGGCTCCGGCATCCGTGGTCCGGAGCTCCGGCGGGCGCCCGGGCCGCGGCGACGATGGACGCCTTCTGGCCGCCGTACGCGGTCACGGCTCCCCTGATCCTCGTCGCGGTGGCCGCGGTCCTGGCGACGGCCGTCCGGAACGAGGAGTGGCGCCCGCAGGCGCTGACCGCCGCGCTGACGTTGACGTGGGCCGCGGTCCTCGCCACCCCGGCGGCGCTGCAACTCCCTTACACCGTCGGCCTGTTGGTACAGGGCCTCACGACCCTGGCGCTCCTGGTACCGGTGACGCGGACGGCCACCGGGCTCGCGTTGTTCACCTCGCTCGGACTCGCCTTCCTCTCCCTGGCCACCGAATCGGCGACCCTCACCGTTCTCGCCTCACTGACCGTTGTGTGCGCGGTGGCCGCACGGTGCGGACGACTGGCGCCGGTGTCCGCTGCCGCCGCGCTCGGCTACGCCACGGCCCTGGCCTGCGCCGTGGGCGCCTCCGCCGGCTGGCGGCCGGAGCACACCGCGCTGCTGGTGCTGGTGGTCCCGATGGCGGCGGCCCTGGTCGCACCCCGGATCGGCGACGTTGCGACGACGGTCGCGGTCGAGGCGACGGGAGCCGCGGCCGGCCTGGTCGCCATCGGCCTGGCGGTCTTCGACCTGCCGCTGCTCGCCCTGGTGCTCTCCCTGTGCGCGGTGATCGCCGCGGGCACGGCGGTACGCCCGGACCGCCGTGCCGTCGGCTACGCGGCCGTCGTCCTCTTCGTGCTGGCCGCGTGGGTGCGCCTGGCGGCCTGGCGGGTGGGGCTCCCGGAGGCGTACACCCTGCCGGTCACGGTTCCGGCGCTGCTCGTCGGAGCCCTGCGCCGCCGCCACGACCCGGCGACGTCGTCCTGGACCGCGTACGCGCCCGGGCTCACCGCCACGCTTGTGCCGAGCCTCGCCACAGCGTGGGGCGACCCCGAGTGGACCCGCCCCCTGCTGCTGGGCACGGCCGCGCTGCTGCTCACCCTGCTGGGCGCCCGGCACCGGTTGCAGGCACCGCTCGTGCTCGGTGGCTCGGTGCTCACCCTGGACACGCTGCACGAACTCGCCCCGTATCTCGTCCAGGTGACCGACGCGCTCCCCCGCTGGGTGCCCCTCGCCCTCGCCGGACTGCTGCTGCTCGCACTCGGTGCGACGTACGAACAGCGGCTGCGGAACGTCCGGAAGGCACGGGAGGCCCTGGGGAGGATGAACTAG